The proteins below are encoded in one region of Hordeum vulgare subsp. vulgare chromosome 3H, MorexV3_pseudomolecules_assembly, whole genome shotgun sequence:
- the LOC123440284 gene encoding uncharacterized protein LOC123440284 — protein MMSSNNQQQQSAAAAAEEEQELARKHAAAVATSRQWSSQTESRIVRVSRVFGGKDRHSKVKTVKGLRDRRVRLSVQTAIQLYDLQDRLGLNQPSKVVDWLLNAARHEIDKLPPLQFPPHQVDLMDHMMTSSSMPLMPHVDDKFCHFASTLAGDGVKAGADADGGGAHHNMGRFGYHRFMGLNNNSLGLVNSGMPYNFTGESWNNSSVHQSGGAGSAQVSIAAAAAAHHSAFPSLLSLAPRSHQLVYYSSDADQFPVDDLGSQSLSLSSARGFHDQTGS, from the coding sequence ATGATGAGCAGCAACAACCAGCAGCAGCagtcggcggcggcagcggcggaggaggagcaggagctagCGCGGAAGCACGCGGCCGCGGTGGCTACGTCGCGGCAATGGTCGTCGCAGACGGAGTCGCGGATAGTGCGGGTGTCGCGCGTCTTCGGCGGCAAGGACCGCCACAGCAAGGTGAAGACCGTCAAGGGTCTCCGCGACCGGCGCGTGCGGCTGTCCGTGCAGACGGCGATCCAGCTCTACGACCTGCAGGACCGGCTGGGCCTTAACCAGCCCAGCAAGGTCGTCGACTGGCTGCTCAACGCGGCCCGCCACGAGATCGACAAGCTGCCGCCGCTCCAGTTCCCGCCGCATCAGGTCGACCTCATGGACCACATGATGACCTCCTCCTCCATGCCGCTCATGCCGCACGTCGATGACAAGTTCTGCCACTTCGCGTCCACGCTCGCCGGAGATGGCGTCAAGGCCGGGGCCGACGCAGACGGCGGTGGAGCTCACCACAACATGGGGAGGTTCGGCTACCACCGGTTCATGGGGCTCAATAACAACTCCCTGGGACTGGTCAACAGTGGGATGCCATACAATTTTACCGGCGAGTCATGGAATAACAGCAGTGTGCACCAGAGCGGTGGCGCTGGCTCGGCACAGGTCTCGATCGCTGCCGCCGCCGCGGCTCACCACTCGGCATTCCCGTCGTTACTCTCcttggctccaaggtcgcatcagCTGGTTTATTACTCGTCCGATGCCGATCAGTTCCCAGTTGATGACCTGGGCTCCCAAAGCTTGTCCTTGAGCTCAGCGAGGGGTTTCCATGACCAGACAGGAAGCTAG